The Aphis gossypii isolate Hap1 chromosome 3, ASM2018417v2, whole genome shotgun sequence genome includes a region encoding these proteins:
- the LOC114121159 gene encoding myosin-2 essential light chain-like, whose translation MSKPVTYSEDQLAEMEEAFQLFDNRGDNKIHISHIGNALRALGQNPTESDVKKFAQQHKTDERIPFEVFLPIYQAISKNRSSNTADDFNEGLRHFDKEGNGFISSAELRHLLTTLGEKLTDEEVEQLLTGQEDSLGNINYEEFVRSVTSG comes from the exons aaatggaAGAAgcatttcaattatttgataacaggggtgacaataaaatacatatatcacATATAGGTAATGCTCTTCGCGCTTTAGGTCAAAATCCTACCGAATCAGATGTAAAGAAGTTTGCACAACAGCATAAAACTG atGAACGCATTCcatttgaagtatttttacctatttatcaAGCTATATCTAAAAATCGTTCCTCAAATACTGCTGATGATTTTAATGAAGGTTTACGACATTTTGATAAGGAAGGAAATGGATTTATATCATCTGCAGAATTACGCCACTTACTTACTACACTTG GAGAAAAACTTACTGATGAAGAAgttgaacaattattaactGGGCAAGAAGATTCTTTAggtaacataaattatgaGGAATTTGTGCGTTCTGTAACATCgggttga